Proteins encoded in a region of the Rhodothermales bacterium genome:
- a CDS encoding sulfite exporter TauE/SafE family protein, which yields MDLAALTAAFVFGLAGSLHCVGMCGPLVLLLAQDQPSAAQLHLRQGLYYLGKTGAYALLGAVAGTLGAGLGSLFAGMQDALSIALGVVLIGMGIGLMRNTRWLEGGGALARLPGFRAALAFFVRRRSPASTLGLGFLNGFLPCGLVYAALALAVASGSAFGGALTMTAFGLATVPALFAVATLGSLLRPSRRAHLNWVAGAVAVLAGAVTVLRATPWMEHVMHLLHST from the coding sequence ATGGACCTCGCCGCGCTCACCGCCGCCTTCGTGTTCGGCCTCGCCGGCAGCCTCCACTGCGTGGGGATGTGCGGGCCGCTCGTGCTGCTGCTGGCGCAGGACCAGCCCTCGGCGGCACAGCTCCACCTCCGGCAGGGGCTCTACTACCTCGGCAAGACCGGGGCCTACGCTCTACTCGGAGCCGTTGCAGGCACGCTCGGGGCCGGACTCGGCAGCCTCTTCGCCGGAATGCAGGACGCGCTGAGCATCGCGCTTGGGGTCGTGCTCATCGGGATGGGGATCGGGCTGATGCGGAACACGCGGTGGCTGGAGGGCGGGGGTGCGCTCGCCCGGCTCCCCGGCTTCCGCGCCGCCCTCGCGTTCTTCGTCCGCCGCCGGAGCCCCGCTTCGACGCTCGGCCTCGGCTTCCTCAACGGGTTCCTCCCGTGCGGACTCGTCTACGCCGCGCTCGCCCTCGCCGTCGCCTCGGGCTCCGCGTTCGGTGGCGCGCTCACCATGACGGCCTTCGGCCTCGCTACGGTCCCGGCATTGTTCGCCGTCGCCACGCTCGGCTCCCTCCTCCGACCGTCCCGTCGCGCCCACCTGAACTGGGTCGCGGGTGCTGTCGCCGTCCTCGCCGGGGCCGTGACGGTCCTCCGGGCAACACCCTGGATGGAGCACGTCATGCACCTCCTCCACAGCACCTGA
- a CDS encoding Rieske 2Fe-2S domain-containing protein — MPITKYAETALDAIPGLQERGEALAHDLHEAILQGGTPTRALADLLHGTWLGHPLHVVLTDFVIGAWAAGAAFDVAALASGNRKARWAGDALATFGTVAAVPTALAGLADFSGIPKPAAGAATLHAALNDLNVVLYGLSIRERRHGRHGRGVALSLGALALSGASAWLGGHLVYTHKVGTDHAPSFDADADWQAVLTEADLLERQPTRAEYDGEPVLLYRDGEALYALAATCAHAGGPLDEGEVEGCEDGRCTVRCPWHDSVFDLRDGSIVHGPSVHRQPAFETRVRGGQVELRPRAA; from the coding sequence ATGCCTATCACGAAGTACGCCGAAACCGCCCTCGACGCGATCCCCGGTCTGCAGGAGCGCGGTGAGGCCCTCGCCCACGACCTCCACGAGGCCATCCTCCAGGGCGGCACACCGACGCGCGCGCTGGCCGACCTCCTCCACGGGACCTGGCTCGGCCACCCGCTCCACGTCGTCCTCACCGACTTCGTCATCGGTGCGTGGGCGGCGGGGGCCGCTTTCGACGTAGCCGCCCTCGCGAGCGGGAACCGGAAGGCGCGCTGGGCCGGCGATGCGCTCGCCACGTTCGGCACCGTGGCCGCCGTACCGACGGCCCTCGCCGGACTCGCCGACTTCTCGGGCATCCCGAAGCCGGCGGCCGGGGCCGCCACACTCCACGCCGCCCTCAACGACCTCAACGTCGTGCTCTACGGCCTCTCCATTCGTGAGCGGCGGCACGGCCGCCACGGGCGTGGCGTGGCGCTCTCGCTCGGTGCCCTCGCCCTCAGCGGTGCCTCGGCCTGGCTCGGCGGCCACCTCGTCTACACCCACAAAGTCGGCACCGACCACGCGCCCTCGTTCGACGCAGACGCAGACTGGCAGGCCGTCCTCACCGAGGCCGACCTCCTTGAGCGGCAGCCCACGCGAGCGGAGTACGACGGCGAGCCGGTCCTCCTCTACCGCGACGGCGAAGCGCTCTACGCGCTCGCGGCGACGTGCGCCCACGCCGGCGGCCCCCTCGACGAGGGTGAGGTCGAGGGCTGCGAGGATGGTCGCTGCACGGTTCGCTGCCCGTGGCACGACTCCGTCTTCGACCTCCGAGACGGCTCCATCGTCCACGGCCCGAGCGTCCACCGCCAGCCCGCCTTCGAGACGCGGGTGCGCGGCGGGCAGGTCGAACTGCGACCCCGCGCCGCCTGA
- a CDS encoding cation-translocating P-type ATPase, which translates to MNRCAHCDLPVPGGGVPGGDAAPKAVYCCYGCRMVAEVLGSGVGEGRSPEEQALLYRLFVGTLLAGFTMVLSVAISSGYGFGTLRALESDWDAAHWAMLLAAIPALVLLGPPVLHGALRDLRRGRLTLEVLFALGTTSAVAASAVSFVRGTGPVYLETAAMLLALYTLGRYLDARTRGETTRVLRRLLDVPTVAYERLRPDPGSVLPDELRVGDLVRIRAGDVLPADGAVARGRGFVDESKLTGESAPAAKAPGASVYAGTASLDGSLVVRVTATGTERRLARVERLMREALTRPPRIVQTTDRILRWLIPGVVALALATFAGWFWVAGFERALYASLSVVLIACPCALGLAIPLVLHVALGAAARRGLLVRSGQALLDLGDVRAVVLDKTGTLTGTTSGRVRVIVPPPSALVSVASTPAFVGGDGRATGWPVVAGLSPEWLSPESEADGDRLLALAAAVEGGVQHPLAEAVYAEARVRRLVLPEVVEAHVLPGIGVRGLVWSGGILREVAVGNVGVLNGERGDDLFLDAAQFIEAEGSRALFLAVDAHPVAVLAVAEHPVEHAEAAVRALRAEGLHVEMLSGDRGAATRALARRLGVPSRGDASPEAKLTRVEALRAAHGPVAAVGDGINDAAALAAADVGIALARGAALAVEAADVALYDPDLRGLPWLVRLARQTRQTIRHNLVWTFAYNAVGLGLAVAGLLHPLVAVVVMVLSSAFVTWNALRLRARLSDLAPGGDARTGTGTNPS; encoded by the coding sequence ATGAACCGCTGCGCCCACTGCGATCTCCCCGTGCCGGGAGGCGGCGTGCCCGGCGGCGACGCCGCGCCAAAGGCCGTGTACTGCTGCTATGGCTGCCGGATGGTGGCCGAGGTGCTGGGCAGCGGGGTGGGAGAGGGGCGCTCGCCCGAAGAGCAGGCGCTCCTCTACCGGCTCTTCGTCGGCACACTCTTGGCCGGGTTCACGATGGTGCTCTCTGTCGCCATCTCATCCGGATACGGGTTCGGCACCCTCCGTGCGCTCGAAAGCGACTGGGACGCGGCGCACTGGGCGATGCTGCTCGCGGCCATCCCCGCGCTCGTGCTCCTCGGCCCACCCGTGCTGCACGGCGCGCTCCGGGACCTCCGGCGCGGCCGGCTCACCCTCGAAGTCCTCTTCGCCCTCGGCACGACGAGCGCCGTCGCGGCGAGCGCCGTCTCGTTCGTGCGGGGGACGGGGCCGGTCTACCTCGAGACCGCCGCCATGCTCCTCGCGCTCTACACCCTCGGCCGCTACCTCGATGCCCGAACGCGCGGCGAGACGACGCGCGTGCTCCGCCGCCTCCTCGACGTGCCCACCGTCGCCTACGAGCGGCTCCGCCCCGACCCCGGCTCCGTCCTCCCCGACGAGCTCCGCGTCGGCGACCTCGTCCGCATCCGCGCCGGGGACGTACTCCCGGCCGACGGTGCAGTCGCACGCGGACGGGGGTTCGTGGACGAGTCGAAGCTGACGGGCGAGAGCGCGCCCGCTGCGAAAGCACCGGGAGCATCGGTCTACGCGGGCACGGCGAGCCTCGACGGGTCGCTCGTCGTCCGCGTCACCGCGACCGGCACGGAGCGGCGGCTGGCCCGCGTCGAGCGCCTGATGCGCGAGGCGCTCACCCGTCCGCCCCGGATCGTGCAGACGACGGACCGCATCCTCCGCTGGCTCATCCCCGGCGTCGTCGCGCTCGCCCTCGCCACGTTCGCGGGATGGTTCTGGGTGGCCGGGTTCGAGCGGGCGCTCTACGCCTCGCTCTCCGTCGTGCTCATCGCCTGCCCGTGTGCGCTCGGCCTCGCGATCCCGCTCGTACTCCACGTCGCACTCGGGGCCGCCGCCCGCCGGGGCCTCCTCGTCCGCTCCGGGCAGGCCCTCCTCGACCTCGGCGACGTCCGCGCCGTGGTGCTCGACAAGACCGGCACCCTCACCGGTACGACGTCAGGCCGAGTGCGCGTGATCGTGCCACCGCCGAGTGCGCTGGTTAGCGTCGCTTCCACCCCCGCCTTCGTCGGTGGCGATGGTCGAGCGACAGGATGGCCGGTCGTCGCCGGGCTCTCCCCTGAGTGGCTCTCCCCTGAGAGCGAGGCCGACGGCGACCGGCTGCTCGCCCTCGCAGCAGCGGTGGAGGGAGGCGTACAGCACCCACTCGCCGAGGCCGTCTACGCTGAGGCCCGAGTCCGTCGGTTGGTCCTGCCCGAGGTCGTCGAGGCCCACGTCCTGCCCGGCATCGGCGTACGCGGGCTGGTCTGGAGTGGGGGCATCCTGCGTGAGGTGGCCGTGGGGAACGTCGGTGTGCTGAACGGCGAGCGGGGAGATGACCTCTTCCTCGACGCTGCCCAGTTCATCGAAGCAGAAGGAAGCCGAGCGCTGTTTCTCGCTGTAGACGCACACCCGGTCGCCGTGCTGGCGGTAGCCGAGCACCCCGTGGAACACGCCGAGGCCGCCGTCCGTGCCCTGCGCGCCGAGGGGCTGCACGTCGAGATGCTCTCGGGGGACCGGGGGGCGGCTACACGTGCTCTCGCACGCCGGCTCGGCGTTCCCTCCCGCGGCGACGCCTCGCCCGAAGCCAAGCTCACCCGTGTCGAAGCGCTCCGCGCCGCGCACGGCCCCGTCGCCGCAGTCGGAGATGGGATCAACGATGCCGCCGCGCTCGCCGCCGCCGATGTCGGGATCGCCCTCGCGCGCGGGGCTGCCCTCGCCGTCGAAGCCGCCGACGTGGCGCTCTACGACCCCGACCTCCGCGGCCTGCCGTGGCTCGTCCGCCTCGCGCGTCAGACCCGGCAGACGATCCGGCACAACCTCGTGTGGACGTTCGCCTACAACGCCGTCGGGCTGGGGCTCGCCGTGGCCGGGCTGCTCCACCCGCTGGTGGCCGTCGTCGTGATGGTGCTCTCGAGCGCGTTCGTGACGTGGAATGCGCTCCGCCTCCGTGCGCGCCTCTCCGACCTTGCTCCGGGAGGAGACGCTCGGACGGGGACCGGCACCAACCCGTCGTAG
- a CDS encoding cytochrome c, giving the protein MPDEKHDPTSKPQPALAPAGVAEETEHDEPLDQLSPYFRESALAPEGGEAPPMWLWVAIFGTILIGVYYLGSYVGDFSPYPWLQHPSATVPTLAAAESVDGAQIYQSRCAACHQAGGEGVLGTFPPLAGSEVVQGDKGVLVRVVLHGLSGPIEVEGTMYDGAMPAWPMLSDEEIAAVTTHERSSWGNDAGPISAEEVAAIREALVGRSQPWTADELALPENQGIPRTEGAPPADTVLPE; this is encoded by the coding sequence ATGCCCGACGAAAAACACGACCCGACGAGCAAGCCTCAGCCCGCGCTGGCGCCTGCCGGCGTGGCCGAGGAGACCGAACACGACGAGCCGCTCGACCAGCTCTCGCCGTATTTCCGGGAGAGCGCCCTCGCGCCGGAGGGGGGGGAGGCTCCGCCGATGTGGCTGTGGGTCGCCATCTTCGGCACGATCCTCATAGGCGTTTACTACCTCGGCAGCTACGTCGGCGACTTCAGCCCGTACCCCTGGCTCCAGCACCCGAGTGCGACGGTGCCCACCTTGGCCGCCGCGGAGTCCGTAGACGGGGCGCAGATCTACCAGTCGCGGTGCGCTGCCTGCCACCAAGCAGGTGGCGAGGGCGTGCTTGGCACGTTCCCGCCCCTCGCCGGCTCCGAAGTCGTGCAGGGCGACAAGGGCGTTCTCGTTCGGGTCGTTCTGCACGGGCTGAGCGGCCCCATTGAGGTCGAAGGCACGATGTACGACGGGGCGATGCCGGCGTGGCCGATGCTCTCGGATGAGGAGATCGCCGCCGTCACGACGCACGAGCGTTCGAGCTGGGGCAACGACGCTGGCCCGATCTCGGCCGAGGAGGTCGCCGCGATCCGCGAGGCCCTCGTGGGGCGCTCGCAGCCGTGGACGGCCGACGAACTGGCCCTGCCCGAGAACCAGGGTATTCCCCGTACTGAAGGAGCCCCTCCCGCCGACACCGTGCTCCCCGAATAG
- a CDS encoding cbb3-type cytochrome c oxidase subunit II — protein sequence MLTRPVLLFLGAFAAIAMSYTALSLVPKLQLATVEPTPGTRAYTNVESLGRDVYIREGCIYCHTQQVRAEGYGSDIARGWGPRGSLPGDYVFDRPHLLGTMRTGPDLHDIASRQPSRDWHLAHLYQPRSVSPGSVMPPYPWLFEVKPPAAVLASEEPVTIAPAYAPPDGQFVVPTDEAEALFAYLMTLKLEAAGTPAAARATE from the coding sequence ATGCTGACCCGTCCCGTCCTCCTCTTCCTCGGCGCGTTCGCCGCAATTGCGATGAGCTACACGGCGCTCTCGCTCGTGCCGAAGCTCCAGCTCGCCACCGTCGAGCCGACGCCCGGCACCCGCGCCTACACGAACGTCGAGTCGCTGGGGCGCGACGTCTACATCCGCGAGGGCTGCATCTACTGCCACACGCAGCAGGTGCGCGCCGAGGGCTACGGCAGCGACATCGCGCGCGGGTGGGGGCCGCGCGGCTCGCTCCCCGGCGACTACGTCTTCGACCGCCCCCACCTGCTCGGGACGATGCGGACCGGGCCGGACCTCCACGACATCGCCTCGCGCCAGCCCTCGCGCGACTGGCACCTCGCCCACCTCTACCAGCCGCGCTCGGTCAGCCCCGGCTCGGTGATGCCGCCCTACCCGTGGCTCTTCGAGGTGAAGCCGCCCGCCGCCGTGCTCGCCTCGGAGGAGCCGGTGACGATTGCGCCCGCCTACGCCCCGCCCGACGGTCAGTTCGTCGTCCCGACCGACGAGGCCGAGGCGCTCTTCGCCTACCTCATGACGCTGAAGCTGGAAGCCGCCGGGACGCCCGCCGCCGCCAGAGCCACCGAGTAG
- a CDS encoding cbb3-type cytochrome c oxidase subunit I codes for MPDVRTADARTDAVPETVASWRRSVDAAARRPVLAYVLSGVFWLLVGTVFALIASFKLHEADWLGQTAALTFGRVRPAHLATMIYGWLSMVDVGIMIWLWGRLLKTEVRHPWVLLASCALWNLGVLVGTLGLLAGYSTGVEWIEMPVIAFFFIVPALGLVAFALLSSLPHRRVQHLYISVWYLGACMLWTPILLIAVLLPIYSGVPHATVNWWFAHNILGLWLTPVGLAAAYYFIPKVVGRPVYSYHLSYLGFWTLALFYNWAGVHHLVGGPPPQWVVTVSIVFSAMMIIPVLVVAVNHHMTAFARIKRVFYSPTLRFVVFGAMSYTVVSLQGALMPFRSLMEVTHFTHHTIAHSHLGVYGFATMVAFGSLYYLLPRVTGWEWRSRKLIAVHFWTTGLGIGMYVVGLTAGGIIQGLMVNDASIPFIETVGATKPWLWSRSIAGVLITVGHLVFAYLVWQIVRHRGPTPAGPVYFRPPPEGLFGRGDGGTTPATPGTDANLL; via the coding sequence ATGCCCGACGTTCGCACGGCCGACGCCCGAACCGACGCGGTCCCCGAGACCGTCGCCTCGTGGCGAAGGAGCGTGGATGCGGCGGCGCGGCGGCCCGTGCTGGCCTACGTCCTCAGCGGCGTCTTCTGGCTCCTCGTCGGGACCGTCTTCGCGCTCATCGCCTCGTTCAAGCTCCACGAGGCGGACTGGCTGGGGCAGACGGCGGCGCTCACGTTCGGGCGCGTGCGCCCGGCCCACCTCGCCACGATGATCTACGGCTGGCTCTCGATGGTGGACGTAGGGATCATGATCTGGCTGTGGGGGCGGCTGCTCAAGACCGAGGTCCGCCACCCGTGGGTGCTGCTCGCGAGCTGCGCGCTGTGGAACCTCGGCGTGCTCGTCGGGACGCTCGGGCTGCTGGCGGGGTATTCCACGGGCGTCGAGTGGATCGAGATGCCCGTCATCGCCTTCTTCTTCATCGTGCCGGCGCTGGGGCTCGTGGCGTTCGCGCTGCTCTCGTCGCTGCCGCACCGCCGCGTGCAGCACCTCTACATCTCGGTGTGGTACCTCGGCGCGTGCATGCTCTGGACGCCGATCCTCCTCATCGCCGTGCTACTACCGATCTACTCGGGCGTGCCGCACGCGACGGTGAACTGGTGGTTCGCCCACAACATCCTCGGGCTGTGGCTGACGCCCGTAGGGCTGGCGGCGGCGTACTACTTCATCCCGAAGGTGGTCGGCCGGCCGGTGTATTCCTACCACCTCTCGTACCTCGGCTTCTGGACCCTAGCCCTCTTCTACAACTGGGCCGGCGTCCACCACCTCGTCGGGGGGCCGCCGCCGCAGTGGGTGGTGACGGTGTCGATCGTGTTCAGCGCGATGATGATCATCCCGGTCCTCGTCGTCGCTGTCAACCACCACATGACGGCCTTCGCACGGATCAAGCGGGTCTTTTACAGTCCGACGCTGCGGTTCGTCGTTTTCGGAGCGATGAGCTACACCGTGGTGAGCCTCCAGGGCGCGCTGATGCCGTTCCGCTCGCTGATGGAGGTGACGCACTTCACCCACCACACCATCGCGCACTCTCACCTCGGCGTCTACGGCTTCGCCACGATGGTCGCCTTCGGGTCGCTCTACTACCTCCTCCCGCGTGTGACGGGGTGGGAGTGGCGGAGCCGAAAGCTCATTGCCGTCCACTTCTGGACGACGGGCCTGGGGATCGGGATGTACGTCGTGGGGCTCACCGCTGGCGGCATCATCCAGGGGCTGATGGTGAACGACGCTTCGATCCCGTTCATCGAGACGGTGGGCGCGACGAAGCCGTGGCTGTGGAGCCGCTCGATTGCGGGCGTTCTCATCACGGTCGGCCACCTCGTCTTCGCGTACCTCGTCTGGCAGATCGTCCGACATCGCGGCCCGACCCCGGCCGGCCCCGTTTACTTCCGCCCGCCGCCCGAGGGCCTCTTTGGGCGCGGCGACGGCGGCACGACCCCGGCCACTCCCGGCACCGACGCAAACCTGCTCTGA
- a CDS encoding cupin domain-containing protein → MDYTFIPDLAAHVDELVAQAPHPTEHVQGRAVFTDDHVKVLAFPFEAGQALAEHTAPHPVALHFLSGEADVTLGPDDARASAGTWIHLPPRLPHSIRARTDTVMLLFVFQTGGGAS, encoded by the coding sequence ATGGACTACACCTTCATCCCCGATCTCGCGGCCCACGTGGACGAGTTGGTCGCCCAGGCCCCGCACCCGACGGAGCACGTCCAGGGGCGCGCCGTCTTCACCGATGACCACGTGAAGGTGCTGGCGTTCCCGTTCGAGGCCGGGCAAGCCCTCGCGGAGCACACGGCCCCGCATCCCGTCGCCCTGCACTTCCTCAGTGGAGAGGCCGACGTGACGCTCGGCCCCGACGACGCCCGCGCCAGCGCCGGGACGTGGATCCACCTGCCGCCGCGCCTGCCCCACAGCATCCGCGCCCGGACCGATACGGTGATGCTGCTGTTCGTCTTCCAGACGGGAGGAGGCGCGTCGTGA
- a CDS encoding plastocyanin/azurin family copper-binding protein: protein MNLLRSFFLLPLFALVLAACGGGPAEVTIQPVDNEMKYAQTSFTVEAGQEVTIVFENTATSEAMHHNVVVLTSNDDEVANRVGQAAMTAVDTDYIPNDPAILAHTPMSAPGETVRVSFTAPSEPGTYRYICTYPGHYVMMQGTMTVT, encoded by the coding sequence ATGAACCTACTCCGCTCCTTCTTTCTCCTCCCGCTCTTCGCTCTCGTCCTCGCCGCGTGCGGCGGCGGACCGGCCGAAGTCACCATCCAACCCGTCGACAACGAGATGAAGTACGCGCAGACCTCGTTCACCGTCGAGGCCGGGCAGGAGGTCACGATCGTCTTCGAGAACACGGCCACGAGTGAGGCCATGCACCACAACGTCGTCGTGCTCACCTCGAACGACGACGAGGTCGCGAACCGGGTCGGGCAGGCGGCGATGACCGCGGTCGACACCGACTACATCCCGAACGACCCGGCCATCCTCGCGCACACGCCGATGTCGGCACCGGGCGAGACGGTGCGGGTCTCGTTCACGGCCCCGTCGGAGCCAGGCACCTACCGCTACATCTGCACCTACCCCGGCCACTACGTGATGATGCAAGGGACGATGACCGTGACCTGA
- a CDS encoding Rrf2 family transcriptional regulator, whose protein sequence is MLLSRRCEYAIRAVLYLASQTSAAPLPVREVSRTLEVPHAFLAKTVRDLVRADIVSTQPGTGGGLTLARPAAELTLKDVVLAVDGPELFEACVLRLPGCGELQPCPLHEAWVQTRERIDRMLSAATLDAVAEATRAHGFRLSETDVIGS, encoded by the coding sequence ATGCTCCTTTCCCGGCGGTGCGAATACGCCATCCGTGCGGTACTCTACCTCGCCTCCCAGACCTCGGCCGCGCCGCTGCCCGTGCGGGAGGTGAGCCGGACCCTGGAGGTCCCCCACGCCTTTCTCGCCAAGACGGTGCGGGACCTCGTAAGAGCGGATATCGTATCGACGCAGCCGGGAACCGGGGGCGGGCTGACGCTGGCACGACCTGCCGCAGAGCTGACCCTCAAGGACGTGGTACTGGCCGTTGATGGGCCGGAGCTGTTCGAGGCGTGCGTGCTCCGGCTGCCGGGCTGCGGCGAGCTCCAGCCGTGCCCGCTCCACGAAGCGTGGGTCCAGACCCGCGAGCGGATCGACCGGATGCTCAGCGCAGCGACGCTCGACGCCGTGGCGGAGGCCACGCGCGCCCACGGCTTCCGGCTCTCCGAGACCGACGTGATCGGAAGCTGA
- a CDS encoding c-type cytochrome: MTKRHTRLFFIGGTLLFALIFVGLTIDSHRQFGELTNAENITEEVVEGKHVWHDNNCINCHTLFGEGAYYAPDLTKITKQRGEAFLTAFLRDPSQFYSEEVHRRLMPNPDLSDTEIRHVIAFLDWVSEVDNQGWPPRPIQVSSGALAGSNTAVAPTTGAPASTEPVALGEAVFRDPAFACMACHSTQPGVTLAGPSVAGLGTRAAERVADPGYAGDATDAEGYVRESVLHPSAYLVPGANFSTGPGGVSLMPTDYGTRLDESQIGHLVAYLMSLR, from the coding sequence ATGACGAAGCGCCACACCCGGCTGTTCTTCATCGGAGGAACGCTGCTCTTCGCCCTCATCTTCGTGGGGCTGACGATTGACAGCCACCGGCAGTTCGGCGAACTCACGAACGCCGAGAACATCACCGAGGAGGTGGTCGAGGGCAAGCACGTCTGGCACGACAACAACTGCATCAACTGCCACACCCTCTTCGGCGAGGGGGCCTACTACGCGCCCGATCTCACCAAGATCACCAAGCAGCGCGGCGAGGCCTTCCTGACTGCCTTCCTCCGCGACCCCTCGCAGTTCTACTCCGAGGAAGTCCACCGCCGCCTGATGCCGAACCCGGACCTCAGCGACACCGAGATCCGGCACGTGATAGCGTTCCTCGACTGGGTGAGCGAGGTGGATAACCAGGGCTGGCCGCCGCGGCCCATCCAGGTTTCGAGCGGGGCCCTGGCCGGCTCCAACACGGCGGTCGCCCCTACGACCGGGGCACCGGCCTCGACGGAGCCCGTGGCACTCGGCGAGGCGGTGTTCCGCGATCCCGCCTTTGCCTGCATGGCCTGCCACTCGACGCAGCCCGGCGTGACGCTGGCAGGCCCGAGCGTGGCCGGCCTCGGCACACGCGCGGCCGAGCGGGTCGCCGACCCCGGTTACGCCGGCGACGCGACGGACGCCGAAGGCTACGTCCGCGAGTCCGTCCTCCACCCCAGCGCCTACCTCGTGCCGGGGGCCAACTTCTCCACCGGTCCGGGTGGCGTCTCGCTCATGCCCACGGACTACGGTACCCGCCTCGACGAGAGCCAGATCGGCCACCTCGTCGCCTACCTCATGAGCCTCCGCTGA
- a CDS encoding cbb3-type cytochrome c oxidase subunit I, with product MRYRTQSISYWYFAVAVCLFGLQMVFGLLAVVKYLGPDPLIDVFPFDRVKAVHTNLLIVWVLTGFMGATYFVVPEESRTEIWSPKLAFWQLGLWVVAGVTAVVGYLFGWTAGNKLLEQPYVVKLAIVVVMLMFLYNILMTIRKAGRWTTTEGVLVAGLGLAALLYLPALASFDNYTISIFYRWWTIHLWVEGVWEMIQAGLLAYLLIRLSGADREVMEKWLYVIVGLVFIAGILGTAHHYYWVGVPQYWLPIGGIFSALEPLALFVMVAYAYVAMRRSGLSHPNSLALHWTIGSAVFTAFGAGLLGLAHTWPAVNKWTHGTMITPMHGHSAFFGAYVMINLAIITFAMPALTDRRVEDSQKLGYWAFWMMVAGMFGMTLAFAAAGISQTYLERIMGLGYLETQLKIQVHMLMLTITGILFTVGVGLFVVDFFRARPRPVPLAVTPVPETPEEVTVVGA from the coding sequence ATGCGCTACCGCACCCAATCGATCTCGTACTGGTACTTCGCCGTCGCGGTGTGCCTGTTCGGGCTCCAGATGGTCTTCGGCCTCCTCGCCGTCGTGAAGTACCTCGGCCCGGACCCGCTCATCGACGTGTTCCCGTTCGACCGCGTCAAGGCCGTCCACACCAACCTCCTCATCGTGTGGGTGCTGACGGGGTTCATGGGGGCCACCTACTTCGTCGTCCCTGAGGAGTCGCGCACGGAGATCTGGAGTCCGAAGCTGGCCTTCTGGCAGCTCGGCCTGTGGGTCGTCGCCGGGGTCACGGCCGTCGTCGGCTACCTCTTCGGGTGGACGGCGGGCAACAAGCTCCTCGAGCAGCCCTACGTCGTCAAGCTCGCCATCGTCGTCGTGATGCTGATGTTCCTCTACAACATCCTCATGACGATCCGCAAGGCCGGGCGGTGGACGACGACCGAGGGCGTGCTCGTCGCCGGCCTCGGCCTCGCGGCGCTGCTCTACCTCCCGGCGCTCGCTTCGTTCGACAACTACACCATCAGCATCTTCTACCGCTGGTGGACGATCCACCTGTGGGTCGAGGGCGTCTGGGAGATGATCCAGGCCGGGCTGCTGGCCTACCTCCTCATCCGCCTCTCCGGGGCCGATCGCGAGGTGATGGAGAAGTGGCTCTACGTCATCGTCGGGCTCGTCTTCATCGCGGGCATCCTCGGCACGGCGCACCACTACTACTGGGTGGGCGTGCCGCAGTACTGGCTCCCCATCGGCGGGATCTTCAGCGCGCTCGAACCCCTCGCGCTCTTCGTGATGGTGGCCTACGCCTACGTCGCCATGCGGCGCTCGGGGCTCTCGCACCCGAACAGCCTCGCTCTCCACTGGACCATCGGCAGCGCCGTCTTCACGGCGTTCGGCGCGGGACTGCTCGGGCTGGCTCACACGTGGCCCGCCGTCAACAAGTGGACGCACGGCACGATGATCACGCCGATGCACGGACACTCGGCGTTCTTCGGGGCCTACGTCATGATCAACCTCGCCATCATCACCTTCGCGATGCCGGCGCTCACGGACCGCCGCGTCGAGGACAGCCAGAAGTTGGGCTACTGGGCCTTCTGGATGATGGTCGCCGGGATGTTCGGGATGACGCTGGCCTTCGCCGCCGCGGGCATCTCGCAGACCTACCTCGAGCGGATCATGGGGCTCGGCTACCTCGAGACCCAGCTCAAGATCCAGGTCCACATGCTCATGCTGACCATCACGGGCATCCTGTTCACGGTCGGCGTGGGGCTGTTCGTCGTCGACTTCTTCCGCGCCCGCCCGCGCCCGGTGCCGCTGGCCGTGACGCCGGTGCCGGAGACGCCCGAAGAGGTCACCGTCGTCGGAGCATGA